The genomic segment GGCACCTATGGCCTGGCCGTGCTGTTCCGCAATTATCCCGAGGTGATCCTTGTCGCCCGCTGTGGCAGCCCGTTGGTGGTGGGCGTGGGCCAGGGCGAACATTTCGTCGCCAGCGACGCATCGCCGCTGGTCGGGCACACCGACAAGATCGTCTACCTCGCCGACAACGAGTTGGCCGTGGTGACGGCCAGCACGTTGCGAGTGATTCATCGCGATCAGGGCGACGTGGCCCACGACGTTCATCAGCTCGAGATCGAGGCTGCCGACGTCGAACTCTGCGGCCACGAGCATTACATGCACAAGGAAATCTTCGAGCAGCCGCAGACGCTGGAAAACACCATGCGCGGGCGGCTCAGCGTCGACGAAGCCACGGCGCACTTTGGCGGTTTGAACCTGACGCCGCAGCAACTGCGGTCGTTCGATCGGATCTTGATCACGGCCTGCGGCACCAGCTTCCACGCGGCGCTGGTCGGCGAGTACATCATCGAAGAGTTCGCCCGGATCCCAGTCGAGGTCGAATACGCCAGCGAACTGCGGTATCGCAATCCGCCGATGGACAAGAACACGCTGGTGTTCGCCATCACGCAGAGCGGCGAAACGGCCGACACGCTGGCCGCGCAACGCGAGATGCAGCGCAAGGGCCACTGTGCACTGGCCTTGTGCAACGTGGTGGGCAGCACGATTGCCCGCGAGGCGGACGGTGGCGTCTATCTGCACGCCGGGCCGGAAATCGGCGTGGCCTCGACCAAGGCGTTCACCTCGCAGTGCGTGGCCTTGGCGATGTTGGGGCTGTACTTTGGCCGGTTGCGGCACCTGAGCTTCGGCGCCGGGACGCGAATCATTCAGCAGTTGCAGCAACTGCCTGAGAAAGTGCACGAAGCGCTGCAATGCGACGACGTCGTGCGCGATATTGCCGAGCGCTATTACAAGTGCAACAACTTCCTGTACCTCGGTCGCCAATACAACTATCCAACCGCGTTGGAAGGCGCGCTGAAGCTCAAGGAAATCAGTTACATCCATGCCGAGGGCTATCCCGCGGCCGAGATGAAGCACGGGCCCATTGCCCTGGTCGATGAAAACACGCCCAGCGTGTTCCTGATCCCGCACGGCCTGGTCTATGACAAGGTCATGGCGAATCTCGAAGAGATCAAGGCCCGCGGTGGACCGGTAATTGCCGTGGTCAACCAGGGTGACAATCGCGTCGCGGCCCTGGCCGACGACATCATCGAGGTGCCCGTGGTCGACGAGTTCTTGCAGCCGATCGTGGCCAGCATTCCGCTGCAGCTCTTGGCCTATCACATCGCGGTGCTGCGCGGCTGCGACGTCGACAAGCCGCGCAACCTGGCGAAGAGCGTGACCGTCGAATAGGCGACCGTAACGCAGTTTGTCGCCGAGCAGGCCCGTCTGGCTGTTCGTCGTTCAGCGCTTGAAGATCCAGCGCGCGGCGCGCAACGGCCCCACGGCCATGCGGGCGGCCCAGCCGGGCCTGACGCCGAGGCGTTCCAGCGTCCGGGCAACCTCGCGATGCCCCAGCATGCGCGCCTGGAGCCAATAGGCGAGCCCGCCACGCGATTCATCAGGGAACTTGGCGCCCGATGCCAGGAGCAGTTCGACCAGCTCGGGGTGGCCGCCAATGATTGCGCATGCCAGCGGCGTGCCGAGCCCGAGCACGCTGGCATTCAAGTCGACGCCGGCCGCGATTGCCCGACGTGCCGGCTCCAACTCGCCCGAAAAAAGCGCCCGGGCCAACTCGGCGTTTGGCCCCGGCGTGTGCGCTGTTGATTGACGCGGTGCCGGCGGATGGGGGTAGCTCGGGCTCCGATGCTTGTAACTGCGGCCGGAGACGGAGATTTGATGATCGCCGCAGGCGACGCTTGCAGGGAGGCCATCGACAACCGCGGCCGGCGCGTCGCGCAGGAGTAAGCGCACGCTCGCATGTGTGCGATCGACGGCGGGAAAGTCGGCGACGAATTGTGCGCTCGCGATGTAGGCCGCACCTTGTGCCAGACGGCGCTGCACCTGGTCATGCCAGGTAGCGACGTCGCAGCTCGAGTGATCGATGACCAGGATCAGGCGCGGCACCTCGTCATCGGCGAGCACTAGATCGATTGGGTCAGGTTCGCCGACAGGCATGTTGCTTGCCCCTAAGCTACAAACACCACGACACCCCGTTCGCGGCGCGCTGCGGCCATCAGCAACCGGGCGAACATAGTGAAATACTTCTCAATCTCGTCGAGCGTGCCGAACCAGCACTGGTCCGGGGGTGGCCGTTCGACGTGTTCGAACGCGGCGCGATAGTCGTCGCGCGTCAGCCGCTGAAAGGCGCCTAGGGCCGTGGCAACGGACAGTGGCGACAACGCGAACCCATCGGGCAGCGCGCCGGCATCACTTCGCACGCCGGTCGTCTCGTACCAAAAGAACGTGCTGCAGAATTCATCGAGGCGCTGCCGCACCGGCTCCACAAGATGTGCTCGCATGGCATCGTAGAGCTCCGACGCTTCGCTCGTGGCATGCCAGTTGTCGTTCCAATCTTGGGGCTCGTATCGCTCGATCCAGTTGGTCGGAGGTGCGTCGAAATACGGCTCTAAGATTGGAGCCAGCTCGCTGCCGCCGCCCTGATCGAACTGCTTGAGGAACTCGTCCCAATCGACCAAGAATGCCGTTCCGCTGACGCTCATCGTGGTGGGTCGCCTGGTGGTTCTGTGCCTCGGCCGGCCGTCGCTCGTCGCCGATAGACTTCGAGCATCAACGCCGGCTGGTGCCTGTCGTGCACGGCAAAGGACCGTTGGTATTCGCTGGCCAGGCGTTTGAGCGTCGGCTCCAGAATCTGGGGTATCAATTCCGGGAACTCGGACAGAGCACCAGGATAGTTCACGAGCACGACGTACCGCAGGTCTGGCCGATCGAAGCCCGCAAGTAGTTCGTCACGCAAGTTGGCCGAGTGCGGGTAGGGTCCGCAAGCCGGGTAGGTGATGACCATCCGAGTCGCCGGCAAACGCTGGGCATAGAAGTAGATTTCCGGATCACTGCCCACGACCAGAATCGGTTCGCCGGGCTGCGTGTGCTCGGCCAGATAACGTCCTACCTGCAGCGACTCATCGAACGGCTGACTCTGGTCGGCGCGGTAGACCGCACGCGAGACGTCGGCCAGCGTCGGCCATTGTTTGTAGAGGGGCCCGGCTGTCGCGGCGAGTAACAGTGCCACGGCCCCCAACCGCGCGGCGATTGGCGCTTTCGGATCGAGCGTGATCCTGCCTGCCCAGGCGAAAAAACATCCGCAACCCAATGCCAAGGGAATGATCAACGGGATGTAATACTGCACATACCATTCGCCGGCGACGCCGCAGAAGACGAGCGTCAACACCCCCAGCAGCCATAGCCCGCCGGCCCGGCCGCGCGCCGCCAACAGCGTCGACAGGCAGCCGAGCAGCCCGGCGATCCAGGTGCCGGCGCTGTAGTTGACCAGGTAGATGGCCACCGTGCGGATCTGCTCGAAGGGACCGATCGCCTGATGGCGATGTCCGACATAGGCGAAGTTATTCGTCCAGACGCACGTGACGTAGTCCTGCCACGTGCCGGTGAGCACGAAAGGTGCCACGATCGCCGCGTTGGCGATGGCGAAAGCGGTCAGCACGTTGCCCAGATCGGCGGCCACCTGCCGCAGCGGCTCGCCGGGCTCGCGGCGCGTGAGCCAGGCCCAGACGCGTTCGAGACACAAGAATCCGACCAAGGCGATGCCGGTCTGCTTGGTCTGACAGGCCAGTGCGGCAAAGACCCCCGCCGCAGCGAGCGCCGGCCAGCCACGCCGATTGCGCGGATACCAGCAGGCCAGCGCCGCGGCGACCCACAGCAGCATGAACAACTCGGTGCTGGCCGAGTGGAAAACTCCGGCCAGGTCGAACAAGAGCTCGACCATCACGAGCGCCGTACCCAGCGCGCCCACCGGTCCGAACAAGCGCCGGGCCACGATCCAGGTCAGCGTCGTCGCGGCCGCGGCCCAGACCGTCGTGGCAAGCCGCAGTGCCAGCAGGCCTTCGCCGGCGATGGCCTGAAGGGCGGCGAATATCGCGAACACCACCGGCGGCTTTTGATTGTAAATGTCGCGGTAAGGCAGCAGCCCCTGCCGCAGGGCCTGGCCCATCTGAGCATATTCGCCTTCGTCGCGCATCAGCGGCAACTCGCTGAACGGCCAACGCGCGGCGAAATACGCCGCCAAAACCAGCGCCAGAACGGCCAGCTCGGCGCCGAGGTGCGCCGTATCGTGCGCCGAGCTTGGGGGGAGTGGTGTCTCCGCGGAGGCGGCCGACCGACCGGCGGGCAAAGTCGCGCGCATAAAGAACTTCCGCCTGATTCGCGCTGCGCTTGCTCGACCTGATCCACTGAATTCGCTTCGACGCACGAAGTCGCGGCAGGCGGTCCTTGCCTGGAACCGCACCGCACGACGATTGCCAGTATAACGGGCCGGCCGTTTCATGGCCGCGCGGCGACCTGGGCCGTCATGGCCTTCGGCCGTATGATGGGCAGCGGCACCGAGCACCGCGCCCGGCACCCGCCGAGGCAGCCGCAGGCGCGCAATCCGCCGGCCAAGCGACGACGCATTCTTCCCCTCACGGGCCCGTAGCTCAGCGGTTAGAGCAGGGGACTCATAATCCCTTGGTCCCAGGTTCGAGTCCTGGCGGGCCTACTGTCGTCTTCACTCGCATTACTTAGCAACGAATCGCACAAAGTGCTGTGCTGCAAAGACTTTCGCGAGGCCAGTTGAACAGCAGGCGATTCGCAGTCGGTTGCTGCCGGTAGCAATGCGTCGTTCCACCTCGTCCCCTGCGCGCTATCATTGGCGCTATCATTTTTGGGCGTACGCGCTGACGTTGCGCGACCCCGCCCTACCTCACTCTCTGCGGTGCCCTGCTGCCTCGGTTGGTGCCCGAGCATGCTGGGGAACTTGGTCACCGCTTCGGCTTCCTTACCGGGCAATAGGTGCCCGTAATGGTCCATCGTTAGGGTGATCGAGGCATGCCGCATGACCCGTTGAATCTCTTTGGGGTACTCGCCAGCCAAAGCCAGCCAAGCCCCGCACGTGTGCCTGAGAGCGTGGAAGTCGAGCTTTTCCCCTTGATGATTGATTGGGGTCAGGAAGTCGCTCTCCAGTCGTTGTGCGTGCTCCTGAGAGCCGGCTTCAACCTCGCACAACCAAGCTTTCCGGGCTTCCTCCAGGTCACTTCGTAGCATCGCAGCCCGGTCTGTGAGGTGAGGGAGCTTGAACACTGGCGCCGTTGGCCTCTTGTTGGCAATGTGGCTTGCAAGTTCCCTGGCTAGCTCGGGCTGCACGTACTGTTTGGCGTCCTTGCGGTTCTTTGTTGAGCCGGCTTTGCAAGTGATGTACGGGGCTTCGCCATTTAGGTAGAGGTGCCCGGGTTTCAATTGGGCAAGCTCGTTCGACCGCAGGCCCGTCTGAATCGCTGTAGCGTAGACAAGGACTCGCTCAGCTCCCGCGACTCCATACCTTGCTGGGCCTCTGAGCGTAGCCGTGCGGAGCCACGTCCATTCATCCGGTAGGAGCATACGCCGCTCGTGCCTACGGTCGGTCTTCGGGGACGGCTTCTTCAATCCCGCTAAAGGGTCGCGCGCGACCAAGCCACTCTCAGTTAGCCATCGGGTAAAAGATTTGATGGCGGTAAGGTGTGCCTGAATCGTTCGTGCAGCCCTCTTTCGTTCCTTCATTGCTACGGCGTATTTGTGCGTACCTGCTGCGCTGATATCCGCTGCACGCGCGAAGTCCGCTTGCTCGCAAATCTGCTCGATGAACTTGATCGTACGTTCAACGTGGTCGGCACTCCGGCCCCCAGCCGTCAGCTTGGCTCGGTAGTTGGCGATGTGTTCCGTAAGAGGCTTAGACGCTTCTCCGGCAACACGCTCTACGGTTGGATCAATGACGCCTTCTCTACGTAGGGCTGCGTCCGCTTCCCACTTGTGGGCGATTCTATCGGCCGCGCGCCTGTCGGTTGTGCCCGTGCTTCTGATTTTGCGTTTGCCCGCGTGGTCAATGAACGACCCGTACCACTTATCACTTCCTTTGCGCTTGAAGACGCTTGCCATGCGCTACCTGGCTTTCTTGGCGGTGCGGGGTTTGATTGCTTTTGCGGAAATGACCCAGCCGAAATAGTGGCCGAGCGTATCGAGGTTCGCGGGGCTCAGCCCGCCTTTGCCAGTCATAAAGCGGCTCAGCGTCGCCGCGTCGATCCCGGTATCTTTGCTGATCCGATACCCAGTCCGGCCGCTGGTGCGGATCAAGTCGCGTACTTGGTAAGAGATTGGGGGTAAGCGAGCCATTGCGGAAGCATCATAGGCAACCATTGACGCTGCATCAATGGTTGCCGTATGAGCCCCGGGAAACCTGCTATACGGCCTAAACGGCGCAGGAGTGCTCCTCAATCCAATTCTGTAGGGCTTGGGGAGAGTACCTAACCGACCGATCAATGCGGACATGGGGAATCTGGTCCCCAGCCGTGAGAGACCAGAGCTTGCGGGGACTGATCCCCAGGGCCTGAGCGGCCTGCTTTGCATTCAAGAGAAGATGCAAAGCTGCTCCGCTTGCCGGGGCGGGGTGGGTCTGATTTGACGTGGGTTCCTTCGTAGCCATTTTTGGTTGCTCCTGCTTGTTCCGTTAAGTTTCGATCTGTTTCGACTCTGCCTAACATACTCACCCATTTGGTTCGCCCTTTGAGCCTTTGAGCCCCCAGCGCGGCCAGCGATGCGACAGCCCGCCTGGGAATCCGCCGAATGCGAGTCACGGGCAGAGTCACATACGGAATAGCGCCATTGTCCATAAGGCTGTACAGCTTTTGGGGGCTGACGGACAGGACTCGGCTTGCTTTCGTGACAGTAACTAGAACGTCATCATTCCGGTACTGTGTCGGGTCTTTACTTACCACGTTGTCGGCTTCCTTCTAATTAAAGTAACCGAAGCCATACCGTCACTTCGGGACGTAGTGCCTCTGCAAATAATCATGCCAAAGGGCCCTCTAAGGAGCCAACGCGAAGCTCACCTCTTGCGATACAGTGCCCGCATCGCCAACTGAATCACCCGGCTTCACAGTCACAGCCTTGCGCTGACTGTGGGAAGACGTTTGCTGCTCTTCCAGCCATTCAGCCTTCAGTTCGATACCGCAATAAACCCAAGGACGTTCGGCATCCTTGTTGTCCCAAGGCGTGTCCTGTTTCACATAATCCCTCTGTGGCATCCGCTTCTTCATGACACCCGGTGCTGCGATTCCAAATTGCTCTTTGAATGCCTTGTCTGATAGCTTCGCTTCCGCAAGGTCTGCATCTATACACCACGACTCAAACGCTGACCGCAACGCTGTCGGCTGAATCGCGCGCCCGGGACGAAACACACAAGCCTCTTGTACAAACTTATTTACCGGGGCAATCTTTTCGTTGAACGCTTCTAGTTGTTTCACGCTCGAAGCGGGCATCGTGAACTTTCCGCCATTCTCATAAAGCCTTCGCAAGCCCTCTAGTGCCCAATGGACGATTGCCGGGTATTCGGGCACCAACCGCTTCTCCAAGTCCGCATCCTCACGACCAACAAACGACTTTGTAAACACAAGCGGTATCATTCGCACTGCGAGCGCTCCTGAATTGTCTAGCCCCTCGATTAGCTCATTCGAGGTCATTAGAACCTTCACATTCAACCGAATCGAGGTATTGGGCTCATGCTTAAGATTCAGTGCAATCTCATCCCCACCAGTAATCGCCTTCAGCATGGACACTTCCGCGCGGGTGTCCTTCCCAGTAATAACCGCCTCTGATACCCGCAGCAGCCTCTTGCCACGTGCCCCTTGCAAGCCAAACTTCGGTAGCTCATTGAGCTGTACCGTGTGACACGCAGCAGGTCCCCCAACCAATGCTTGAATAGTCCGGTCAATCACACCCTTGCCCGAGCGAGGCACTCCAATGAAATAAAAGAACTTATGCAGGTCATAGGCTTGCCACAGCATGTACCCCATTGATTCTTGCAATGCCGCAATCCATTCTGGCGACTGTTCAAGTGACGCAAGAAATGCAAGCCACTCGGAAGGCTCGGTCGCGACAACCGGGAAATCAAAATCACACCGCGTCTGACAAAAAAGCTTGGGCGTGCGTTCCCTGAAGCAATCGCGAATGGGCTTGCCCTCGACATAGAGGCGGACGTTGAGAATCCCATTCCGAAAGACGAGCAAGTCGCCTGCGCTCCAGGGGTCGTCCTCAATCCAAAACGGTGGCGTCACATCTGAAGCAATTGTCAATTTGCACTGAGACTGAATCGCCGCATATGTCTCCCTGACTTGGTGGCTGCTAACAGGCTTAATTGAGCTAACCCCAAAAGCTGCCTTCTGAAGCTCATAGAGCCTTCGGTACACTTCCGCAACTGAGACCCGGATGTCAGTTTCCAGTGTCGTTGCTGTTGCCCTGAGCCACCCCTCGTCAGGCTTGTAGTAGTAGGTATTCTCATGAAAGTGAACAATCGGCGGCTTGCCATTCACCTTTTCGAGCTTGCTCAAATGCACTTTGGCGAGGTAGTCAGAGTCCATCGCTTTGCGGCCGGACTCATTCGTCAGCACCTCGTCAAGATGATGCTTGGCATAATCGACGAACTTCACGACTTTACGTTCTTGGACTAAATGCTCCTGAAAGCCTTTCCATCCCTCTTTATTGCACTTGCTGTGAAAGCATTGGTATCCAATTCCCCCATCATGATAAACAAGGACACCCGGATTCCCGTCCTCGTGAAACCCATTGCGAGTGCAGCCGACGAGATCAAGCACAACGTAGTTATCCTTTGGGCGTTCAGTGAACGTCTCACCCACGTAGGTCAGGTAGTTCCTCACCAATTGCTTCAGGTCAGCAAATGCTTGAGGAGACAGTGGCTCCCGTTTGGCATACTGGCGAGGCTTCTCTTCGACTGAGGCTGAAGTACCAAGGCCAGTAACAGCCTCAAGCTGCTCGCGGCTAACGCAGGTCAAGCAGTCTCCCGCTGGGGCACAGAGGATGCCCGCCCGACGATGGATGCGGTCATCCGTGGCACCTGGCTTGCGATTCCATGTCCCGGCGACGCGCATAATACGGGCTGCGTTGCTGACGCTCCGATCCACCGTGCAGGCTTCGCAATCGAACTCTTCAGCGAGCGCGGCAAGCACGTGCTTGCAAAGCAGCTTAGAGGGTTCGTCGTTAGGTAAGTCAATGCGGTAGATGAGATAGGCTCCGTTGCCGGAGTCCATCATCAAGGGCTCTGGCCAGCCTGTTGAACTGGCCCAAGCCTTGATTTCCTCTGCTTTTTGCCTCGCTGCGTCGTGCTCCGAATCGGTAGCTGGGCCGCTGATGCCCCCGGCCCTGACTGGATCAAGGTCCACAAACAGAGTCTTACGCCTGGCAATCCTGGCGTCACGCGTGGTCTTTGCGCTTGGGGCCAAGCGACCACGGGCGCCCGCGCCTAGGGTGCCGTCAAGTTCATTTATCGTGACGTACACCCCTTGGTAGCCCGGGTTATCGTCCGAAAATGCCACGGCTGCTTCAGCAGCCTTTTCCAGGTCGTCAAAATACCCAGACTGAATCCTGGGCAACCCGGAACTCTCCGGGGCAATTGCCCGTAACTCGACAAAGGGGTTGCCAAGCATCTTGAGCATTTGCAATGCGTCGTCTTTGGGTTCACTGCACACCCGATCCATTAGCCATTCCTCACTTCACATCTGAGAGCATCGCCCTACATCCTTCGCTGTGCGGGCTCGTCTTAAATCACTGGTAACACGTCCAGGATGTCCAGCCGGTGTCCATCCTGCTGACGGCATCCTGGACAACGAAAGTCGTTATTTAGCAATGGGTTCCAAGTGGATGTCCAGGATGTCCAGGTACAAACAACAAATAAGACTCATTTATTCAAAAGTAGTAAATGTGTTATGACACAACAGCAAGCTGTAGTGCTTGAGGTATTACGTTTGTAATACACAAAATAGATGCATTCTATTTCTTCCACACCCTGGACATCTTGGACGTGGGGGGCACTAGCCCTGTCTTTCCCCGGAAAACCCGGCCTTTTTCGTGTCCAGCCAAACAGCCCAAAACCTGACAGCGGTAGGACGGATGCTGGACATCAGCGCTCGTATAAGCTCCAGAGTCTTCGCTCGCCATTTGATCCAAGACAACCCCTGTATGTTAGCGCGGTCGCATATCCTATTTTTGCGGAAATATGCGGAGGCCCCGGGAGAGATTCTGTTGCGATAACCCCAAGAAATGAACCACCCCCCGGGGGTGTCGTACGTGCTTGTGTGTCGCCTTGCGAGGTCCCTCTATTAGTAATAAAAAATCG from the Pirellulales bacterium genome contains:
- a CDS encoding helix-turn-helix domain-containing protein; the protein is MATKEPTSNQTHPAPASGAALHLLLNAKQAAQALGISPRKLWSLTAGDQIPHVRIDRSVRYSPQALQNWIEEHSCAV
- a CDS encoding ankyrin repeat domain-containing protein — protein: MPVGEPDPIDLVLADDEVPRLILVIDHSSCDVATWHDQVQRRLAQGAAYIASAQFVADFPAVDRTHASVRLLLRDAPAAVVDGLPASVACGDHQISVSGRSYKHRSPSYPHPPAPRQSTAHTPGPNAELARALFSGELEPARRAIAAGVDLNASVLGLGTPLACAIIGGHPELVELLLASGAKFPDESRGGLAYWLQARMLGHREVARTLERLGVRPGWAARMAVGPLRAARWIFKR
- a CDS encoding glycosyltransferase family 39 protein, giving the protein MRATLPAGRSAASAETPLPPSSAHDTAHLGAELAVLALVLAAYFAARWPFSELPLMRDEGEYAQMGQALRQGLLPYRDIYNQKPPVVFAIFAALQAIAGEGLLALRLATTVWAAAATTLTWIVARRLFGPVGALGTALVMVELLFDLAGVFHSASTELFMLLWVAAALACWYPRNRRGWPALAAAGVFAALACQTKQTGIALVGFLCLERVWAWLTRREPGEPLRQVAADLGNVLTAFAIANAAIVAPFVLTGTWQDYVTCVWTNNFAYVGHRHQAIGPFEQIRTVAIYLVNYSAGTWIAGLLGCLSTLLAARGRAGGLWLLGVLTLVFCGVAGEWYVQYYIPLIIPLALGCGCFFAWAGRITLDPKAPIAARLGAVALLLAATAGPLYKQWPTLADVSRAVYRADQSQPFDESLQVGRYLAEHTQPGEPILVVGSDPEIYFYAQRLPATRMVITYPACGPYPHSANLRDELLAGFDRPDLRYVVLVNYPGALSEFPELIPQILEPTLKRLASEYQRSFAVHDRHQPALMLEVYRRRATAGRGTEPPGDPPR
- the glmS gene encoding glutamine--fructose-6-phosphate transaminase (isomerizing), whose protein sequence is MCGIVGYVGTHEASPFLLQGLRRLEYRGYDSAGICTVRSDGELSVTKSAGRIDLLAGRLNDRPTPGRIGIGHTRWATHGPATDVNAHPHLGGDGSVAVVHNGVIENFQALKERLIEEGYEFRSATDTEVIAHLIAENLKLQADETAELDSVAGDEALGKYAHLVRAVQATLRQLIGTYGLAVLFRNYPEVILVARCGSPLVVGVGQGEHFVASDASPLVGHTDKIVYLADNELAVVTASTLRVIHRDQGDVAHDVHQLEIEAADVELCGHEHYMHKEIFEQPQTLENTMRGRLSVDEATAHFGGLNLTPQQLRSFDRILITACGTSFHAALVGEYIIEEFARIPVEVEYASELRYRNPPMDKNTLVFAITQSGETADTLAAQREMQRKGHCALALCNVVGSTIAREADGGVYLHAGPEIGVASTKAFTSQCVALAMLGLYFGRLRHLSFGAGTRIIQQLQQLPEKVHEALQCDDVVRDIAERYYKCNNFLYLGRQYNYPTALEGALKLKEISYIHAEGYPAAEMKHGPIALVDENTPSVFLIPHGLVYDKVMANLEEIKARGGPVIAVVNQGDNRVAALADDIIEVPVVDEFLQPIVASIPLQLLAYHIAVLRGCDVDKPRNLAKSVTVE